The following DNA comes from Vigna radiata var. radiata cultivar VC1973A chromosome 4, Vradiata_ver6, whole genome shotgun sequence.
CAACCTTGGGTGCCCTAATTACAGAGCCTTGCTTCACTATACTCTCTGTAGAACCATTCggtatattctttttttctaggTATATTGTCcatttcaaaagaaatttttctGTGGCAGAAAATCCACTTTGAAGTAAGCCTTTAGAAGATTCATAGTAGCTAGCACCCCCAATACGAAGCAAACTCCAAGCAGAAGATTTAACAGGTCCTGCAACTTCTGTTTCTGGCAATTTGAGTGCAGGAAGTAGCTTATCACAGTCAGAGAAGCAACTGTCATCAGCTGATTCAAAATCAAAAGGATCAGGACGTAATTGTCGGGAACGCCCACAAGCACAAGCATGAAGGAAAAAATAGCCACTTGAATGTGGCTTGGGCGAGGCTCCTAAATCTGAATTACTGGTTTCAGCATCATACCTTTGGTGCATGCATGGGTTTCCTGTCAAACTAACAGCATCACATAGTTGCCTTCCTGATTTCCATATGGAAGTGCATTCATCTTCCAATTTTTTTGCAAATAGTTCCACTGAAGGTCCTTTCACCATTGAGCGAAATGAATTCAATGCTTTATCTAAATGGACCACATGTTGTGAAGTAGGATAACAAGCAGGCAAGTCTTTCAAATAAATTTCCTTTGCGGCTGGAATGGCTCTTTGGCACCACATAGTCGAGAATTTAGTGTTCAACCCTCTACCACTTTGTAACCAAGATACTGCAACATCTAAAGGATTTGTATTCTTCAAGGATCCTTCCCCTGAGGATGAAACAGTATTCCGAGAATGAGGTTTTCTTTTGACAATATCAAATTCATCCAGGGAACCACCTTTTGCACAGAGAACTCCACTCAAGATATGACGACTAGAAGATAACCAAACTTCAAGATTTGGAAGATCAGGAGTAGTAAACGTTTTCCCAGATGCAGCTGAGGCAGCAGCTGCAGCTGCTGCAACAGCAACCATGCCAACACCAGCAGCTGAGCCACTGTTGGTATTAATTAGTCCCCCTCTCCCTCTCAAAATATCAGATTGCCTGTAAATGAACTCCTTAACTGATATTAAATCTTCTTTGGTTGCACTTTGACCATGGCTTTCAAGCAAAAGGGAATCTGAAGTTGCTTTCCCATTTAATACATCATCAACAAGGCCAATGGCAAACTCAAGAGACTCGCCTCTTTGATTTGAAAACCGGTCTAATAAGACAACTGTCCTAGATGCATCAAGTGAAAACAAAGGAGCAGAAGTTGAGGAACCTGCAGTTCTTACGCCAGGATGAGTTATTTCAGGACCTGATAATGTCCGGCATTTCTTCACCAGAAAGCGAATTTGTGCTTCAAGAGATGACTGTAGTTTCTTCCTAAATCCACCTTCAGATCGGCTTGCAGGGCGTGCCAGCACTACTACCGAACCAGAACCTTTGGCAGACAAGTTTCCCTTGGCTGCTCCACTCAAACTAGACGATTGACTAAGTGAAGTACTATCTGAAGAATCCTCCCCATTTGCACTGGAATTAGATAAACTGGAGAAGTCATCGATGAATACAAACAGTGTGACAGGTATGCACTGTCCTGGAAACAAAGAAGCATAAGAACCTAAACCTGACATGAGAGATATGGCCGACACATTGCGACTCAAGTTACCACCACCTCTACCTGGAGAAGAATTGTTTGCTGCTGAAGCAGGTCTAGAGGACGATGAAGGATGCGATCTAGCCGGCAAAGGCGGCATAGTTTGGGATCTAACAAAGGGAGTCATTGCATGCTTAGCTGATTGCAGCACACGAAAATTCCTTAAAATCCTAGAACCAAAGTGTGACCCCTCctgaatatatataataacatgaCAAACCTGCATTTCTAAGACGTTAATTACACCATCAACCACGcacaatttaaaatcaaaataatacagACCACGCACCCTGTAATTTCACGAAAAGCTATCAACAACAGTAAAATTCAGCGTACTAATTCACCGAAGGTTAGTGTACTTATCTCTTTCACACAAACTTGCATTACATGAATATCAAAAACCTTACCAGAACTTCTCTAACTGTAATTTAGCCTATACGATTAGGTTATTCATATTCTAAAAGTGTACATAATAAAACGTAAGGCATTTAGAATAGTGAAGAAAGTGACATACAGAGAACATGAAAAGCATTCCCTGGAGGTCGCCGAACTCGTGCTCCTCGACGGCGGAATCAAATCCCGGAGGCGCAACGTCCGCAGCCGTGTGAATTGCGGGACAGCGAGTGGAAGAGAACTGAAGGAACAAAATCCCTCTCTCGTGGTCGTGAAAGTAGCTGATTCTCCTCCGCTCGAACCACTCCCTCGCCTCCTCATCGTCGACGAGGAGCGGGACGCCGAGATTTCCGGAGGCGAAGACGTTGGAGTCGATGACACGGTCGAGGAGCTGCGCGGAATCGTCATGCCGTCGCGCGATGAAGCCGACAACCACCACGCCATCGGAGGCGCGTGGGAGCGGCGCCTGCGACGGCGACGGCGAAGGATGATCGGTGGTCGACGGCGAGGGAGAAGACGGAGGGCGAATGAGGACTCGAACGGGTGACGGCGACGGGGAAGGGTTTCGTTGCTCCATCTTTCAAATGTCAATGCCTTCTCTTCTTTGCTCTGCAAGATTTCGATTTCCAGCTTCATCCCATTCTTcttccctcttttttttttttgcttttttttttttttgtttaaattgtgttttagttttctgGAGTTGGCTTTCAAGGTTGCACTTccattatttaaatatagataGATAAATAGATAGATGCAGTGCGGTGTTTGAAACGTGGACTTTTGAGTTCTGCAGTTGGAATTTGGTCTAATGCCTTCAACTCAACTCAAAATTCCAACACATTCTGAATATctgaaaaaaaagtatttacatTATATCTTATGCATAATCTTATTAACAGTTCagttattatttttctactttttaatctctaataattttactttatttgtgAAACTACATcctttttctaacaaattcattttaatttattcaataatactttattttttaaaatttaacctaTAACAAGATACCGCAAGTATGTTATTATAAGAAATTGATAACAAgttaaatttctaataaaaccgaatgaaaaataaaacaatgaatATTATCTCATCATTTTTGTTTGCACAATAATAAGTGTTGATAGTAGAGAACACTTTTCatcatgattttaaattatttatatatagagatttataaatagatagaTAGACAAGAATGTTATATATCATTATGATACAATTTCTCGTATATCTTATCAGAATAcgaaacttaaaaataattacgaGGAGTGATGTTTGTAAAATacattatgtttttaatctgCTGGtaagatttagttttttttttttattgtgaagaAATTGTTTCGTATAACataattctgttttttttttttttaattcatagttaggaaagattattttttctttttattattcacTAGTGCctatttaacgtcggttaatttggatttttaacgtcactttcacaaccgacgtctatactgGTGACGTCTACAGGACGTCGCAATTcctccgaaccgacgtctatatagacgtcagttaaccacgtctgcttatactcacaccgacgtctaattactctatatagatgTTCACCTATGCTTAAACCGACgccaacatgaatatatagaagttGTAAATGACATTAACTAACGTCTAACaaaggcgttgtgttttagtgaagttttgatccagactttcgatagcatagtgcaacactctcatctcgctagtttcctcaataaaaaaagcttgcgtcttttgaatcttttatgacatttcaacccaaaaccgaacctgggtccatgaccacttcccattattcaaccgcaaaagaaaaaaattacagtgacacgaaaactagacaaggacccaagttccattttgagtcgagaagccatagaaaactcaaaagatcgccactcttcttgtaaggaaaccagcaaagagagaatgttacactatgttacccaaagaaaggatcaaaactgcactaaaacacaacacaaagaaagctaaattttaatcagttgaacgacaagataatcgataaaaaactaaagaaagtttaaacggtaaagcataaaaataaaccaCGCATCTGGGatacaagagagaaaaaggagaggacgaagacaacgACCTTATGAGAAACCACAATGCAATGctgcaagagataaaaagtagaggtgcgcaagcgagtaaaagaagaggagaagcagagaaaaaggagaacaGATGAAGAcacgatcagaaactgaatggcgaTAAGAGcctgcggtctatttaaaatgaaatggggcatcggttgctccagaaaccgacgtctatagacgtcagtgtttcAAGGGATTCGACGTCTATTATACGTTAAAGAatctgaaaagattgacgtttgatttcctgtcagggtagttaacgtcggtgc
Coding sequences within:
- the LOC106759302 gene encoding uncharacterized protein LOC106759302 isoform X1, producing MEQRNPSPSPSPVRVLIRPPSSPSPSTTDHPSPSPSQAPLPRASDGVVVVGFIARRHDDSAQLLDRVIDSNVFASGNLGVPLLVDDEEAREWFERRRISYFHDHERGILFLQFSSTRCPAIHTAADVAPPGFDSAVEEHEFGDLQGMLFMFSVCHVIIYIQEGSHFGSRILRNFRVLQSAKHAMTPFVRSQTMPPLPARSHPSSSSRPASAANNSSPGRGGGNLSRNVSAISLMSGLGSYASLFPGQCIPVTLFVFIDDFSSLSNSSANGEDSSDSTSLSQSSSLSGAAKGNLSAKGSGSVVVLARPASRSEGGFRKKLQSSLEAQIRFLVKKCRTLSGPEITHPGVRTAGSSTSAPLFSLDASRTVVLLDRFSNQRGESLEFAIGLVDDVLNGKATSDSLLLESHGQSATKEDLISVKEFIYRQSDILRGRGGLINTNSGSAAGVGMVAVAAAAAAASAASGKTFTTPDLPNLEVWLSSSRHILSGVLCAKGGSLDEFDIVKRKPHSRNTVSSSGEGSLKNTNPLDVAVSWLQSGRGLNTKFSTMWCQRAIPAAKEIYLKDLPACYPTSQHVVHLDKALNSFRSMVKGPSVELFAKKLEDECTSIWKSGRQLCDAVSLTGNPCMHQRYDAETSNSDLGASPKPHSSGYFFLHACACGRSRQLRPDPFDFESADDSCFSDCDKLLPALKLPETEVAGPVKSSAWSLLRIGGASYYESSKGLLQSGFSATEKFLLKWTIYLEKKNIPNGSTESIVKQGSVIRAPKVESIADAKKTGVLQTHPAVLNGVEDIGTSLDVVKVDDKKISFGRGFPIFKMRKPFSEVVAGSTASDSGFPPLQQRKLPTPGSEKGIKQSRSSNQTVEQVNVAIDHQLSQKSQNFSSTQGHVDGNGNNISRDSDPFLRIGRNVVPVYSNDVERNKSHSLKHVVVYVGFEHECPRGHRFLLNAEHLAKLGSSYSSSEESHVSSMEPSGINQAGHTKVSKNASWNKVHRSSNEILSAASNKERDVNKSNEMIPNGDSNSDGLTHTDILLKQYNLTSTNTFAKPLNLVKDFGGDIHAISMDGDNLALSMLNQNLPIYMICPHCKLSRNNKNTPKVKFARGISQLKRIFLVTPAFPVILATCPVVQFETSCLPPSVPDREKKLQFSLGCEVMLPPESFLTLKLPFVYGVQLEDGNKHPLNPFEQQPEMTAWIAKGTVLQILSKWNSDEGYQAQ
- the LOC106759302 gene encoding uncharacterized protein LOC106759302 isoform X2, yielding MEQRNPSPSPSPVRVLIRPPSSPSPSTTDHPSPSPSQAPLPRASDGVVVVGFIARRHDDSAQLLDRVIDSNVFASGNLGVPLLVDDEEAREWFERRRISYFHDHERGILFLQFSSTRCPAIHTAADVAPPGFDSAVEEHEFGDLQGMLFMFSVCHVIIYIQEGSHFGSRILRNFRVLQSAKHAMTPFVRSQTMPPLPARSHPSSSSRPASAANNSSPGQCIPVTLFVFIDDFSSLSNSSANGEDSSDSTSLSQSSSLSGAAKGNLSAKGSGSVVVLARPASRSEGGFRKKLQSSLEAQIRFLVKKCRTLSGPEITHPGVRTAGSSTSAPLFSLDASRTVVLLDRFSNQRGESLEFAIGLVDDVLNGKATSDSLLLESHGQSATKEDLISVKEFIYRQSDILRGRGGLINTNSGSAAGVGMVAVAAAAAAASAASGKTFTTPDLPNLEVWLSSSRHILSGVLCAKGGSLDEFDIVKRKPHSRNTVSSSGEGSLKNTNPLDVAVSWLQSGRGLNTKFSTMWCQRAIPAAKEIYLKDLPACYPTSQHVVHLDKALNSFRSMVKGPSVELFAKKLEDECTSIWKSGRQLCDAVSLTGNPCMHQRYDAETSNSDLGASPKPHSSGYFFLHACACGRSRQLRPDPFDFESADDSCFSDCDKLLPALKLPETEVAGPVKSSAWSLLRIGGASYYESSKGLLQSGFSATEKFLLKWTIYLEKKNIPNGSTESIVKQGSVIRAPKVESIADAKKTGVLQTHPAVLNGVEDIGTSLDVVKVDDKKISFGRGFPIFKMRKPFSEVVAGSTASDSGFPPLQQRKLPTPGSEKGIKQSRSSNQTVEQVNVAIDHQLSQKSQNFSSTQGHVDGNGNNISRDSDPFLRIGRNVVPVYSNDVERNKSHSLKHVVVYVGFEHECPRGHRFLLNAEHLAKLGSSYSSSEESHVSSMEPSGINQAGHTKVSKNASWNKVHRSSNEILSAASNKERDVNKSNEMIPNGDSNSDGLTHTDILLKQYNLTSTNTFAKPLNLVKDFGGDIHAISMDGDNLALSMLNQNLPIYMICPHCKLSRNNKNTPKVKFARGISQLKRIFLVTPAFPVILATCPVVQFETSCLPPSVPDREKKLQFSLGCEVMLPPESFLTLKLPFVYGVQLEDGNKHPLNPFEQQPEMTAWIAKGTVLQILSKWNSDEGYQAQ